One window of Cystobacter fuscus DSM 2262 genomic DNA carries:
- a CDS encoding DUF3089 domain-containing protein gives MRNKFRRAITATLSACTLLGVLLVMNFASIFLWSVTPRTPFNEAHPPAPPDYTLPSAWSALPELHDLADTVLPSSPGIEQSQAPVDVFYIHPTTYVGGEWNGPVDDVALNTATDRVATLIQASAFNACCAIYAPRYRQANLTAFTRRSDEGQAAVDLAYQDVAAAFRYWRERYNHGRPFILAAHSQGTVHARRLLREAVSGTPLRHQLVAAYLIGIPLPEGALRRSLPDIPFCASPEQTGCLISWNARSAGYTERIQVRDSVTDTASTGDPSLCVNPLTWRHDTEPAPRERNEGAVFLETTPPQEMPGLTGAHCKEGKLEVLVGGDLPRDFMSRLLDHVLGKGNHHPVEFQLFYMNIRRNASERVAAFQRMGATTNKRSDP, from the coding sequence ATGCGGAACAAGTTCCGGCGTGCCATCACCGCCACGCTCTCGGCGTGCACCCTGTTGGGGGTGCTGTTGGTGATGAACTTCGCGTCCATCTTCCTGTGGTCGGTCACCCCCAGGACGCCCTTCAACGAGGCGCATCCCCCCGCGCCGCCCGATTACACCCTGCCCTCCGCCTGGAGCGCGCTTCCCGAACTCCATGACCTCGCGGACACGGTGCTCCCGTCGAGCCCGGGCATCGAGCAATCCCAGGCCCCCGTGGATGTCTTCTACATCCATCCCACCACGTATGTCGGTGGCGAGTGGAATGGCCCTGTCGATGATGTCGCCCTCAACACGGCGACCGATCGGGTGGCGACACTCATTCAAGCAAGCGCCTTCAACGCCTGTTGCGCCATCTACGCGCCTCGCTACCGGCAGGCGAACCTGACCGCCTTCACCAGGCGGAGCGACGAGGGACAGGCCGCGGTGGACCTCGCCTACCAGGACGTCGCCGCGGCGTTCCGCTACTGGCGGGAGCGATACAATCACGGACGGCCCTTCATCCTCGCGGCACACAGCCAGGGAACCGTCCATGCCAGACGCCTCCTGCGTGAGGCCGTGAGCGGGACGCCACTCCGACACCAGCTCGTCGCCGCGTATCTCATTGGGATTCCGCTGCCGGAGGGTGCACTCCGGCGGAGTCTTCCCGACATTCCCTTCTGCGCGTCACCCGAGCAGACCGGATGTCTCATCAGCTGGAACGCACGCAGTGCCGGCTATACGGAGCGGATCCAGGTACGGGATTCCGTCACGGACACGGCGTCCACGGGGGACCCCTCCCTCTGCGTGAATCCCCTGACCTGGCGGCACGACACGGAACCGGCCCCACGGGAGCGAAATGAAGGAGCCGTGTTCCTCGAGACAACCCCACCCCAGGAGATGCCAGGTCTCACCGGTGCGCACTGCAAGGAAGGGAAGCTGGAGGTCCTCGTCGGCGGAGACCTGCCACGGGACTTCATGAGCCGGCTGCTCGACCACGTGCTGGGCAAGGGCAACCACCATCCCGTGGAGTTCCAGCTCTTCTACATGAACATCCGCCGCAATGCCTCCGAGCGGGTGGCGGCGTTCCAGCGCATGGGCGCCACCACGAACAAACGGAGTGACCCATAG
- a CDS encoding heparinase II/III family protein, with the protein MAKYSWLSNLAAVSVFAFGVTARAGVVLNEPFTDGSRSNTSGGDTQGGVWYYDSTTPELSVVNDAGGLGSGNALRLAPTSGFHKLLTFFSPQTLAVAGDTITVTFDYRFPVAPGSSGGGLRVGLLSSGGTRQTADGGSRSDDKNYGFSTNAGGNSGTGTGVAYEGAGDDVLGGSGAGARIGFGTAGDSVASGTKKHSAFLQVTRLTTGALLVQARLDNLGLASGVHAAPVLTYVFDGFALGFGGTDYYPTLLLDNVVVTTSRQNLLDITATQANASEVGLSPGVLTVTRTDTSTASSVPYTVSGTATGGGDYQPLSGTVSFAAGVGSATLTVTPLEDWIAEGNETVNVTLGQVPGAILQTRSATVTLADNTAVTLPSDALFFSKLDLGRPGLDAVRTAVRAGNYTAARASLAAYFRARTTPIFPLSNLTPNTTQINDALAHRYTVVGTTYDFEPEPVTAINWSYNPTSPVNNEWPWQLNRHAWWDDLAQAYKNNPSANEAYLKELLFELKDWITHSPAPATSSNGQAGSRWRTIEVGIRLGGVWPSAFFRVLNAPALTDELLILWLKSFYMQARHLQAYTAGAGNWVAIEQHGLFTMGTIFPEFSEAETWRTLAISRVETMLTNDVFPDGAEVELTPGYHNGVIADVEGIKSLAVLNSVPTSPVFDARLEGMYAYLMWLSEPNRGVPVLNDSWPLTVTGRLANGYASFPARTDFRWMATNGTAGVMPAHTSHLFTNAGQAVMRSGWGPSDSWALLEAGPYGSGHQNEDKLGLSVDGYGQRHILDTGTYDYDASPYRAYSLSSFAQSQPIIDGLNQNRAAQNATEDRIAAPVVWRTSALYDYAAGSYGAEAPEGWGPNRLKPAVTTRHVFFVKPDGWVVIDDFRVLDGGAHTYTGLFHLNDDTAVVDAATQRLTVQINAGEVDPFTRAVSTTTRPSLTITPLRNSGQTLSVVKGQETPTISGWRFEKDTTWKKWPIPTARFDLTTTGDARMAYVLAAAPASSAPRLPTITRAATSAGTYGVTVSFGTPGDERTFLVGLNGARPSWNGVTFASPAAIISSSGAYTW; encoded by the coding sequence ATGGCCAAATATTCCTGGTTGTCCAATCTGGCAGCGGTGTCTGTCTTCGCCTTCGGAGTGACGGCGCGGGCGGGCGTGGTGCTGAATGAGCCGTTCACGGACGGAAGCCGCTCGAACACCAGCGGAGGCGACACCCAGGGGGGCGTCTGGTATTACGACAGTACCACCCCGGAACTCTCGGTCGTGAATGACGCCGGAGGCCTTGGATCCGGGAACGCGCTCCGGCTGGCGCCGACCTCCGGATTCCACAAGCTGCTGACCTTCTTCTCTCCGCAGACGCTGGCGGTGGCGGGCGACACGATCACCGTCACGTTCGACTACCGCTTCCCGGTGGCTCCCGGGAGTTCTGGCGGAGGCCTGCGCGTGGGGCTGCTCTCCTCGGGCGGGACGCGCCAGACAGCGGACGGCGGCTCCCGCTCGGACGACAAGAATTACGGCTTCAGCACGAACGCTGGCGGCAACAGTGGCACCGGGACAGGGGTCGCCTACGAGGGCGCCGGGGATGATGTCCTCGGCGGAAGCGGCGCGGGCGCCCGCATTGGCTTCGGGACAGCGGGGGACTCCGTCGCGAGCGGGACGAAGAAGCACTCGGCGTTCCTCCAGGTCACGCGACTGACCACGGGAGCGCTCCTGGTCCAGGCGCGGCTCGACAACCTGGGCCTCGCCAGTGGAGTGCATGCGGCGCCGGTGCTCACCTATGTCTTCGATGGGTTCGCCCTCGGCTTTGGTGGCACCGACTACTACCCCACGCTCCTCCTGGACAACGTGGTGGTGACGACCAGCAGGCAGAACCTGCTCGACATCACGGCGACGCAGGCAAATGCCTCGGAGGTGGGATTGTCGCCCGGCGTCCTGACGGTGACCCGCACGGACACGAGCACCGCCTCGAGCGTTCCCTATACGGTGAGCGGCACGGCGACCGGCGGCGGTGACTACCAGCCATTGAGCGGCACGGTGAGCTTCGCGGCGGGGGTGGGCTCCGCCACCCTGACCGTGACGCCGCTGGAGGACTGGATCGCCGAGGGCAACGAGACGGTGAACGTCACCCTGGGACAGGTCCCGGGCGCGATCCTTCAAACCCGCTCGGCCACGGTGACCCTCGCGGACAACACCGCCGTGACGCTGCCCAGTGATGCGCTCTTCTTCTCGAAGCTGGATCTCGGCCGGCCGGGGCTGGACGCGGTGCGGACGGCGGTGAGGGCGGGCAACTACACGGCGGCGCGCGCCTCGCTGGCGGCCTACTTCCGCGCGCGGACGACCCCCATCTTCCCACTCTCGAACCTCACCCCCAACACCACGCAGATCAACGACGCGCTGGCGCACCGCTACACCGTGGTGGGGACGACCTACGACTTCGAACCGGAGCCGGTGACGGCGATCAACTGGTCCTACAATCCCACCAGCCCGGTGAACAACGAGTGGCCGTGGCAGCTCAACCGGCATGCCTGGTGGGATGATCTGGCGCAGGCCTACAAGAACAATCCCTCGGCCAACGAGGCCTACCTGAAGGAGCTGCTCTTCGAGCTGAAGGATTGGATCACGCACAGCCCCGCGCCAGCCACCTCCTCCAATGGGCAGGCCGGGTCGCGCTGGCGCACCATCGAGGTGGGGATCCGGCTGGGTGGAGTGTGGCCGAGCGCTTTCTTCCGCGTCCTCAACGCGCCGGCCCTCACGGACGAGCTGCTGATCCTGTGGCTGAAGTCGTTCTACATGCAGGCCAGACACCTGCAGGCCTACACGGCGGGCGCGGGAAACTGGGTGGCCATCGAGCAGCATGGGCTCTTCACGATGGGGACGATCTTCCCGGAGTTCAGCGAGGCGGAGACCTGGCGGACGCTGGCGATCTCCCGGGTGGAGACGATGCTGACGAACGACGTCTTCCCCGATGGCGCGGAAGTGGAGCTGACACCGGGCTACCACAATGGGGTCATCGCCGATGTGGAGGGAATCAAGTCGTTGGCCGTGCTGAACTCGGTCCCGACCTCGCCCGTCTTCGACGCCAGGCTGGAGGGAATGTACGCGTACCTGATGTGGCTGTCGGAGCCGAACCGCGGCGTGCCGGTGCTCAATGACTCCTGGCCGCTCACCGTGACGGGCCGGCTGGCCAACGGCTACGCCAGCTTCCCGGCACGCACGGACTTCCGCTGGATGGCGACCAACGGCACCGCGGGAGTGATGCCGGCGCACACGTCCCACCTCTTCACCAACGCGGGGCAGGCGGTCATGCGCTCCGGTTGGGGCCCGAGCGACTCCTGGGCCCTCCTGGAGGCCGGCCCCTACGGTTCCGGGCACCAGAACGAGGACAAGCTGGGCCTGAGCGTCGACGGCTACGGGCAGCGGCACATCCTGGATACCGGGACGTATGACTATGATGCCTCCCCCTACCGCGCCTATTCACTCTCCTCGTTCGCGCAGAGCCAGCCCATCATCGATGGACTGAACCAGAACCGCGCGGCGCAGAACGCCACCGAGGATCGCATCGCGGCGCCGGTCGTCTGGCGCACCTCCGCGCTCTACGACTACGCGGCGGGCTCCTACGGTGCCGAGGCCCCGGAGGGCTGGGGCCCCAACCGGCTGAAGCCCGCGGTGACCACCCGCCACGTCTTCTTCGTGAAGCCGGACGGGTGGGTAGTGATTGACGACTTCAGGGTCCTGGATGGCGGCGCCCACACCTACACGGGACTCTTCCATCTCAATGACGATACGGCGGTCGTGGACGCGGCCACCCAGCGGCTCACCGTACAGATCAACGCGGGCGAGGTGGATCCCTTCACGAGGGCCGTCTCGACGACGACCCGGCCCTCGCTCACGATCACGCCGCTGCGGAACTCGGGGCAAACCCTCTCCGTCGTCAAGGGACAGGAGACCCCCACGATCTCCGGCTGGCGCTTCGAGAAGGACACGACCTGGAAGAAGTGGCCGATCCCCACCGCGCGGTTCGATCTCACCACGACGGGAGATGCGCGCATGGCGTACGTGCTGGCCGCGGCGCCAGCGTCGAGCGCGCCGCGCCTGCCCACCATCACCCGGGCGGCCACGTCGGCGGGGACCTACGGAGTGACCGTGAGCTTCGGCACGCCGGGGGATGAGCGGACCTTCCTGGTCGGGCTCAATGGGGCCAGACCGAGCTGGAACGGCGTGACCTTCGCGTCCCCCGCCGCGATCATCTCCTCCTCGGGTGCCTACACCTGGTAG